A stretch of Argiope bruennichi chromosome 10, qqArgBrue1.1, whole genome shotgun sequence DNA encodes these proteins:
- the LOC129988154 gene encoding transcription termination factor 2-like, translating into MENFGGKDVPRGQSVEKEIYETSSKLDKNKRLLKIVDVTKLPDRGMRLKKEIDELEELLKILNLKVESLENDESSVPLEKNQNSSSCDENNHKSNNNNVAFSRRDHVEDCIDVKKENKSSKYTSSLTTKSSKQSTASDKKKIDAKLVEESCQNEAAEFSKNCVRTSSCQKKNYESSSNCSSEAISKNSKQIITIDNKRSADGKDFVKSSNSKDFVKSSNSKDFVKSSNDKDCVKSSNSKECVKSVAETNSHIKNSHISSSVDFMCATSSEKENQNSCEPNFGAVPKLSKQTAVIQIKTDTKPAFTHRFETELASFDQLSKGAPKLEGTLKDLVDSPSFKNWRSTNQISGIKLTEAKPLFESFPVYKCKSKYTANVAGTLATEETVKKLHNSLCTYPDDATEVPPPKSLETALLKHQIKGLSWLIWRETQQPSGGILADDMGLGKTLTMISLILKQKEENNYLSENSDDSTCGTLIVCLASIVHQWKDEITKHCEDDALSILLYHGPKRDRDIDEMKKYDIVLTTYNILLSERKSLMKERKPTGLFLLKWERVILDEAHTIKNYKSQTAEAVFSLRSCRRWCVTGTPIHNEFKDMYSLVKFLQFSPFDDEKKWKKLINDETASSDKRRNLLVKSILLRRTKEDNDRAGRPLIKMVKKTINVCSIELSEAEQIVYDKLDSKIKDILSKIFHKPTKSLNTSNTLLVLLLRLQQCCCHISLLGKEADDDETISNDSMQELSLNLSSLDIKDRSDVSRSSSSGESSLDLSFSEYLNTDLCDPHVKSTKLQKLYEMINEIAKKSNNKDKCVIVSQWVSLLDIVASHLQKIGMEYHMIAGSTKAEDRQKMSEDFNYNDDGCKIMLLSLKAGGVGLNLVGGNHMFLLDLHWNPALEKQACDRIHRVGQTKDVSIYKFVCKNTIEQRIFELQCRKSELADDILHGAGKISKGLSMEDFKSLFNVRL; encoded by the coding sequence atggaGAATTTTGGGGGAAAAGATGTACCACGTGGTCAAAgtgttgaaaaagaaatttatgaaacatcTTCGAAGTTAGACAAAAATAAACGATTATTAAAAATCGTAGATGTTACGAAATTGCCCGACAGAGGTATGCGACTGAAAAAGGAAATAGATGAATTAGAagagttgttaaaaattttaaaccttaaaGTAGAATCTTTGGAAAATGACGAAAGCTCCGTGCCTTTGGAGAAGAATCAAAATTCCTCATCTTGtgatgaaaataatcataaatctaataataataatgttgctTTTTCTAGAAGGGATCATGTTGAAGACTGTATagatgttaaaaaagaaaataaatcatcaaaatatactTCTTCCTTGACTACCAAATCAAGTAAGCAATCTACAGcttcagataaaaagaaaatagatgctAAATTAGTGGAAGAAAGCTGCCAGAATGAAGCTGctgaattttcaaagaattgtgTTCGTACTTCTTCCTGtcagaagaaaaattatgaatcttcATCAAATTGTAGCTCAGAAGCAATTTCTAAGAACAGCAAGCAAATTATTACTATAGATAATAAAAGATCTGCTGATGGTAAGGATTTTGTGAAATCTTCTAATAGTAAGGATTTTGTGAAATCTTCTAATAGTAAGGATTTTGTGAAATCTTCTAATGATAAGGATTGTGTAAAATCTTCCAATAGTAAGGAATGTGTGAAATCTGTTGCTGAGACAAATAGCCACATTAAAAATAGCCACATTAGTTCTTCAGTAGATTTTATGTGTGCCACTTCTAGTGAGAAGGAAAATCAGAATTCATGTGAACCCAATTTTGGTGCTGTCCCAAAATTGAGCAAACAGACAGCTGTGATACAAATTAAAACTGATACAAAACCAGCATTCACACATCGTTTTGAAACTGAACTTGCCTCTTTTGATCAATTGAGTAAAGGTGCACCCAAATTGGAAGGCACATTAAAAGATTTAGTTGATTctccttcttttaaaaattggagaTCGACAAATCAAATATCAGGAATTAAACTAACAGAAGCTAAACCATTGTTTGAGTCATTTCCtgtttataaatgtaaaagtaagtaCACAGCAAATGTTGCTGGCACATTAGCAACTGAAGAAACTgttaaaaaacttcataattcaCTATGCACATATCCTGATGATGCTACAGAAGTACCACCACCTAAATCTCTTGAAACTGCTTTACTAAAACATCAAATCAAAGGGTTGTCTTGGCTGATTTGGCGAGAAACTCAACAGCCAAGTGGTGGTATACTTGCTGATGATATGGGTCTTGGTAAAACACTTACTATGATATCTTTGATATTAaagcagaaagaagaaaataattatctttctgaAAACTCGGATGATTCCACATGTGGAACACTTATTGTTTGCTTAGCTTCCATTGTCCATCAGTGGAAAGATGAGATCACAAAACATTGTGAAGATGATGCTTTATCCATACTTCTTTATCATGGTCCAAAGAGAGACAGGGATATAGATGAAATGAAAAAGTATGATATTGTTTTAACTACTTATAACATTCTACTTTCGGAAAGAAAATCtcttatgaaagaaagaaaaccaaCTGGTCTTTTCCTACTTAAATGGGAAAGAGTGATTTTAGATGAAGCGCATACcattaagaattataaatctCAAACAGCAGAGGCAGTATTCAGTCTGAGGAGCTGTCGAAGGTGGTGTGTAACCGGCACTCCCATACATAATGAGTTTAAAGACATGTACTCATTAGTTAAGTTCTTGCAGTTTTCACCATTTGATgatgaaaagaaatggaaaaagttGATTAATGATGAAACAGCATCAAGTGACAAGAGAAGAAATTTGTTAGTGAAAAGTATTTTACTCAGAAGAACTAAAGAAGATAATGATAGGGCTGGTAGGCCTTtgattaaaatggttaaaaaaactattaatgttTGTTCCATTGAATTATCAGAAGCAGAGCAGATAGTGTATGATAAGCTTGATTCAAAAATCAAAGACATCTTGAGTAAGATCTTCCATAAGCCAACTAAGAGCTTGAATACCTCTAATACATTGTTAGTTTTATTACTTCGCTTGCAGCAGTGCTGCTGTCACATAAGCCTTTTAGGCAAAGAAGCAGATGATGATGAAACTATTTCTAATGACTCAATGCAAgaactttctttaaatttatcatcTCTAGACATTAAAGACAGATCTGATGTTTCGAGAAGTAGTAGTAGTGGAGAATCAAGTTTAGACCTGAGTTTCAGTGAGTACTTGAATACTGATTTGTGTGATCCTCATGTTAAAagcacaaaattacaaaaattatatgagATGATAAATGAAATTGCCAAAAAATCTAATAACAAGGACAAATGTGTGATTGTGTCTCAGTGGGTGTCATTGTTAGATATAGTTGCTTCTCATTTGCAAAAAATTGGAATGGAATACCACATGATTGCTGGAAGTACCAAAGCTGAAGATCGTCAGAAGATGTCTGAAGATTTCAATTATAATGATGATGGCTGTAAAATTATGCTATTATCTTTGAAGGCTGGTGGGGTTGGATTGAATCTGGTTGGTGGTAATCATATGTTCCTTTTAGATTTACATTGGAATCCTGCCCTTGAAAAGCAGGCTTGCGACAGAATTCATCGAGTTGGGCAGACAAAAGATGTATCTATCTATAAATTTGTTTGCAAAAATACAATCGAACAAAGAATCTTTGAATTGCAGTGCCGAAAGAGTGAGTTGGCAGATGATATTTTGCATGGTGCTGGGAAAATATCAAAAGGTTTATCGATGGAGGATTTCAAATCTTTGTTTAAtgttagattataa